In a single window of the Campylobacter iguaniorum genome:
- a CDS encoding rhodanese-like domain-containing protein — MKKILLVLAVLCVQMFAKFETIEVNSEILNDPNIQIVDVRTPAEWAETGVINGAILVTYRNADGSINSDFVNEVKSKIDTNKKVGIICRSGARSKAASALLSDAGVENVINLGGGMNKVKNLPTVKP, encoded by the coding sequence ATGAAAAAGATTTTACTTGTTTTGGCGGTTTTGTGCGTGCAAATGTTTGCTAAATTTGAGACAATTGAGGTGAATAGTGAGATTTTAAACGATCCAAATATCCAAATAGTAGATGTAAGAACTCCAGCTGAATGGGCTGAAACTGGCGTGATAAATGGAGCAATTTTGGTAACTTATAGAAACGCTGATGGAAGTATAAATAGTGATTTTGTAAATGAGGTAAAAAGCAAAATTGATACAAATAAAAAAGTTGGAATAATTTGTAGAAGTGGCGCAAGAAGCAAAGCAGCTTCAGCTTTGCTGAGTGATGCTGGCGTTGAAAATGTCATAAATTTAGGTGGTGGAATGAATAAAGTCAAAAATCTACCAACCGTAAAACCATAA